A part of Candidatus Neomarinimicrobiota bacterium genomic DNA contains:
- a CDS encoding PLP-dependent transferase, with product MKFETKVVQAGMTPDPTTGAILPPLYQTATYVLEEVGKDKGFDYTRSSNPTRQVMEEQLAVIEGGKYGIAFASGMATVDSCLKLLKSGDHVVCSDDVYGGVSRHFNQILVNYNLHFSYVDSSDAANVENAIQPNTKLIWIETPTNPLLKVTDLEAVGKIAKKHDILFGVDSTFATPVFLRPLEFGADLVMHSTTKYLSGHNQLIGGIVITDREDLFDELKFVQKTIGAVPGPFDCWLTTMGVKTLDLRMKKHAENAQVVAEYLEAHHKVASVTYPGLASHPSYEIAKKQMSGFSGMISFELTGGILAGKTVMNSVKLAQLAESLGSVETMITHPATMTHAEVPKADREARGLTDGLVRISVGIEHVDDIIADLDQALDNA from the coding sequence ATGAAATTCGAAACCAAAGTTGTCCAAGCGGGCATGACACCGGACCCAACTACAGGAGCGATTTTGCCCCCATTGTACCAGACTGCTACATATGTGCTGGAAGAGGTTGGCAAGGATAAAGGATTCGATTATACCCGATCATCCAATCCAACCCGGCAAGTGATGGAAGAACAATTGGCGGTAATTGAAGGGGGTAAATATGGCATTGCTTTTGCTAGTGGTATGGCAACAGTTGACAGTTGTTTGAAGCTGTTGAAATCGGGTGATCACGTTGTTTGTTCGGACGATGTTTATGGAGGAGTCTCCCGTCACTTCAATCAAATTTTGGTCAATTATAACCTCCATTTCTCTTATGTGGATTCATCGGATGCGGCCAATGTTGAAAATGCAATTCAACCCAATACAAAACTGATTTGGATAGAAACGCCGACAAATCCATTACTTAAGGTAACGGACCTTGAAGCGGTGGGTAAAATCGCCAAGAAGCATGATATTTTATTTGGCGTGGATTCAACCTTTGCCACTCCGGTGTTTTTACGTCCCTTGGAATTTGGTGCTGATTTAGTTATGCACAGCACAACCAAGTATTTAAGTGGTCATAATCAACTGATTGGCGGTATTGTTATTACCGATCGAGAAGATTTATTTGATGAACTCAAGTTTGTCCAAAAAACAATCGGTGCTGTCCCGGGCCCATTTGATTGTTGGCTTACAACTATGGGTGTAAAAACACTTGATCTGCGGATGAAAAAACATGCCGAAAATGCTCAGGTTGTGGCCGAATATTTGGAAGCGCATCATAAAGTTGCTAGTGTTACATATCCTGGTTTGGCGTCTCATCCATCCTATGAGATAGCTAAAAAACAAATGTCCGGATTCAGCGGTATGATATCCTTTGAATTGACGGGCGGTATCCTCGCTGGAAAAACGGTGATGAATTCTGTTAAACTTGCTCAATTGGCCGAAAGTTTAGGTTCAGTTGAAACAATGATAACCCATCCGGCCACCATGACCCATGCTGAAGTGCCTAAAGCAGATCGCGAAGCACGTGGACTTACAGATGGATTAGTCCGAATATCAGTAGGCATTGAGCATGTAGATGATATAATCGCTGACTTGGATCAGGCACTGGATAATGCCTAG
- the moeB gene encoding molybdopterin-synthase adenylyltransferase MoeB has product MKNSGGLKNLPELEQSELRRYARHFSLPEFGIEGQQKLKAAKALVVGAGGLGSPVLLYLAAAGVGTLGLVDFDVVDESNLQRQVLFGVEVLGESKAKSAGKRLLELNPHINIDIHETRLTTENALKIIGDYDLVIDGTDNFQTRYLVNDACVILGKPNVYGSIFRFEGQASVFNFEEAPCYRCLYPEPPSPGTVPSCEEGGVLGVLPGIIGCIQANEAIKIITGIGTTLSGRFLLYDALDLNFQEVSLKRNPECSVCGDHPTVTELIDYEQFCGINQPEPEHKWGELTVTELYQKIKLGNAPCILDIRESYEVLVAKIDGTIHIPMSQVRERLGEIDQSSEIVVLCKTGVRSANICELLVENNFKNVKNLTGGITVWSQVIDSSIPLY; this is encoded by the coding sequence ATGAAAAATTCTGGTGGACTAAAGAACCTCCCTGAGTTGGAGCAGAGTGAACTTAGACGCTATGCACGTCATTTTTCTTTACCTGAATTTGGAATTGAAGGCCAACAGAAACTAAAAGCAGCGAAAGCTTTGGTGGTTGGTGCTGGCGGATTGGGCAGTCCGGTCTTGCTTTACCTTGCGGCAGCTGGCGTTGGCACGCTGGGACTTGTGGACTTTGATGTGGTTGATGAGAGCAACCTCCAGCGGCAGGTACTTTTTGGTGTAGAAGTATTGGGTGAATCTAAAGCTAAATCGGCAGGAAAAAGACTTTTGGAACTGAATCCTCATATAAATATTGACATTCATGAAACGCGCCTCACTACTGAAAATGCCCTTAAAATTATTGGTGATTATGATTTGGTTATTGACGGTACTGACAATTTTCAAACCCGATATTTGGTCAATGATGCTTGTGTCATTTTAGGAAAGCCCAATGTTTACGGAAGTATTTTCCGGTTTGAGGGGCAAGCGTCCGTATTTAATTTTGAAGAGGCGCCTTGTTACCGTTGTTTGTATCCTGAACCACCATCGCCGGGGACTGTACCCTCATGCGAAGAAGGGGGCGTATTGGGTGTATTGCCGGGAATCATTGGTTGTATCCAGGCCAATGAAGCGATAAAAATAATTACTGGAATAGGGACAACACTCAGTGGCCGCTTTTTACTTTATGACGCGTTGGATCTAAATTTTCAAGAGGTATCTCTCAAACGAAATCCCGAATGTTCCGTATGTGGTGATCATCCAACCGTTACTGAGTTAATTGATTATGAACAGTTTTGCGGTATAAATCAGCCCGAGCCAGAACATAAATGGGGAGAATTAACAGTAACTGAACTGTATCAAAAGATTAAATTAGGAAATGCACCTTGTATTTTAGATATTCGAGAAAGTTATGAAGTCTTGGTGGCAAAAATTGACGGAACCATTCATATCCCTATGAGTCAAGTACGGGAACGTTTAGGTGAAATTGATCAAAGCAGTGAAATAGTTGTTCTGTGTAAAACAGGCGTTAGATCGGCCAATATATGTGAATTGTTAGTCGAAAATAATTTTAAAAATGTAAAAAATCTTACAGGTGGAATAACAGTATGGTCTCAAGTTATAGATTCTTCAATTCCACTCTATTGA
- the asd gene encoding aspartate-semialdehyde dehydrogenase translates to MSQKIKVSVLGATGMVGQNFLRLLHGHRWFQIVDVAASPRSAGKTYADAVGENWFMPSEIPAGIKNLIVRDSQDIDIIPEEVNCIFSAMDLPDNKDTRELEFSYAKAGYPIVSTSSANRGTEDVPMIIPEINPEHANVIPIQQANRGLPKSGFVAVKPNCSIQSYLVTLAALKNAGFPVNKVQVTSLQAVSGAGQAGIQSEEMKDNVIPFIGGEEEKTENEPLKILGSVSGNGIVNSNQIDISAVCTRVSVIDGHTAVVHAGFKEEVPSLEKIKSIWKNFRALPQKDAFPMAPEKPIIYLEEKDRPQPKLDRDVDKGMAVSVGRLVEDKFFDIRYVALSHNTIRGAAGGAILMAELLVEKEYINAK, encoded by the coding sequence ATGAGTCAAAAAATTAAAGTTAGTGTTTTGGGTGCCACAGGAATGGTGGGGCAAAATTTTCTACGACTTTTGCATGGACATCGTTGGTTCCAGATAGTGGATGTGGCAGCTTCACCTCGATCTGCCGGGAAAACATATGCCGATGCTGTGGGTGAAAATTGGTTTATGCCCAGTGAAATTCCAGCTGGAATAAAAAATTTAATCGTCCGGGATTCCCAAGATATTGATATAATTCCGGAAGAAGTAAACTGTATTTTTTCTGCGATGGATTTGCCCGACAATAAAGATACACGGGAATTAGAATTTTCTTATGCCAAAGCGGGATATCCAATTGTAAGTACCAGTTCTGCCAATCGCGGTACAGAAGATGTACCCATGATCATCCCGGAGATCAATCCTGAACATGCAAATGTGATTCCAATTCAGCAGGCAAATAGAGGATTGCCAAAATCGGGTTTTGTAGCCGTGAAACCCAATTGTTCCATTCAATCTTATTTGGTGACTTTGGCTGCTTTAAAAAATGCCGGATTCCCAGTGAATAAAGTTCAGGTGACCTCACTCCAGGCTGTTTCCGGTGCGGGACAGGCAGGGATTCAATCGGAAGAAATGAAAGATAATGTTATTCCATTTATTGGCGGTGAAGAAGAAAAAACGGAAAATGAACCATTGAAAATTCTTGGAAGTGTTTCAGGAAATGGAATTGTTAATTCTAATCAAATAGATATCAGTGCTGTTTGTACCCGTGTTTCGGTTATTGATGGACATACGGCTGTTGTTCATGCGGGATTCAAAGAAGAAGTGCCATCTTTAGAAAAGATAAAATCGATTTGGAAAAACTTTAGGGCTTTGCCTCAAAAAGACGCATTTCCAATGGCGCCGGAAAAGCCCATTATTTATTTAGAAGAAAAAGATCGGCCACAGCCAAAACTAGATAGGGATGTTGATAAAGGGATGGCTGTTTCTGTTGGCCGTTTAGTCGAAGACAAATTTTTTGATATCCGCTACGTGGCTCTTTCTCATAACACTATTCGCGGCGCTGCCGGTGGCGCCATTTTAATGGCTGAATTGTTGGTCGAAAAGGAATACATCAATGCTAAATGA
- the thrA gene encoding bifunctional aspartate kinase/homoserine dehydrogenase I, giving the protein MRVLKFGGSSISNAERIRNVEEIIRHKLDENEHLVVVVSAHGGVTDKLLALAELAAKGKNIETILREIKDHHSQIIESLFPNDDKAIQNRVELYFNELQKDISLISNEKQLSSQSLDKFLSFGELCSTEILAEYFSQNGIPSEQLDARNVVLTDDHYGHAYVHYQRSYNRIRSYFKDRDKLQFITGFLGATESGETTTLGRSGSDYSASIFGAALNASSIEIWTDVDGILSADPSIVNDAKSIPNLTYEEAMELAHAGARVIFPPTMIPAKFKQIPIVIKNTFNPDYPGSLIKHTRRVNGEKAVGISSISDISLLRFQGAGMVSIPGINSRIFSALAKKKVSVLLVSQAFSEHATCFALNPIMVRKAIKALEEEFAVEMKNHYIDPIRIEEKLSMVAVVGEGMRHTPGISGTVFGTLGNQEVNIIAIAQGSSERNISFIVEDREVGRAIQALHREFFDDYKSAIDLYLVGIGTVGNELLSILRSSSQDQICLKGVATSKKMLLSESCFDPINIGNKLKESGDAFNLVEFLDNADEQKVNKVFVDCTASNAVSQKYTAILDRGFSIVTANKIANTLDYEFYQSLREKASKNGVSFFYEANVGAGLPVISTLQNLLSTGDEIISIEGVFSGTLSYLFNTLTSKMNFSELVINAKSKGFTEPDPRQDLNGLDVARKLLILARETGAELELEDIIVESLLPNGSESIDTIDGFLKHLGEFDDEMRAKVKEADAQDKRLRFIGKYEDGNASVSLQRIGREHPFYELQGSDNIIAFKTQRYSIQPLVIKGAGAGAAVTAAGVLGNIQQCLVNN; this is encoded by the coding sequence TTGCGTGTCCTGAAATTTGGTGGATCCTCAATTTCAAATGCTGAACGTATTCGCAATGTTGAGGAAATCATCCGTCACAAACTCGATGAAAATGAGCACCTTGTTGTTGTAGTGTCTGCTCATGGAGGGGTAACCGATAAACTATTAGCTTTGGCTGAATTGGCTGCAAAAGGCAAAAATATTGAAACAATTTTACGGGAAATAAAAGATCATCATTCTCAAATTATAGAATCACTTTTTCCTAATGATGACAAAGCCATTCAAAATCGAGTTGAATTATATTTTAATGAATTACAAAAAGATATTTCTTTAATATCTAATGAAAAACAATTATCATCACAATCCTTAGATAAATTTCTTTCCTTTGGTGAATTATGTTCCACAGAAATTTTGGCAGAATATTTTTCTCAAAATGGAATCCCTTCGGAGCAGTTGGATGCACGGAATGTTGTTTTGACTGATGATCATTATGGTCATGCCTATGTACATTATCAAAGATCTTACAATCGGATTCGATCCTATTTTAAAGATCGGGATAAACTGCAATTTATTACTGGTTTTTTGGGTGCCACCGAATCGGGAGAAACCACCACCCTTGGCCGTAGTGGATCAGATTATTCAGCTTCAATCTTTGGTGCTGCTTTAAATGCATCCTCTATAGAGATATGGACTGATGTAGATGGCATATTATCGGCTGACCCTTCTATCGTCAATGATGCGAAATCCATTCCAAATTTAACCTATGAGGAAGCAATGGAATTGGCCCATGCAGGTGCCCGTGTGATCTTCCCGCCAACGATGATTCCGGCAAAATTCAAGCAGATTCCAATTGTAATTAAGAATACCTTTAACCCAGATTACCCGGGATCATTGATTAAACATACTCGAAGAGTCAATGGCGAAAAAGCGGTAGGTATTTCTTCAATCTCAGACATTAGTTTGTTGCGTTTTCAAGGGGCCGGAATGGTAAGTATCCCTGGAATCAACAGTCGAATATTTTCAGCCTTGGCCAAGAAAAAAGTGAGTGTTCTTTTGGTCTCTCAGGCTTTTAGTGAACATGCCACTTGTTTTGCTCTCAATCCGATAATGGTCCGCAAAGCAATCAAAGCACTTGAGGAGGAATTTGCTGTTGAAATGAAAAACCATTATATCGATCCGATACGGATTGAAGAAAAATTATCCATGGTTGCTGTGGTTGGGGAAGGTATGCGTCATACACCAGGAATTTCGGGAACGGTGTTTGGTACTTTGGGAAACCAGGAAGTGAATATCATCGCCATTGCTCAGGGATCATCTGAAAGAAATATTTCATTTATCGTAGAAGACAGGGAGGTTGGCCGAGCAATTCAAGCACTTCACAGGGAATTTTTTGACGATTATAAAAGTGCCATAGATTTATATCTTGTTGGGATAGGAACGGTTGGGAATGAATTACTTTCAATTTTACGAAGTTCAAGCCAAGATCAAATTTGCTTAAAGGGTGTTGCCACAAGCAAAAAAATGTTATTGAGTGAAAGTTGTTTTGATCCAATCAATATTGGAAATAAACTTAAAGAATCGGGTGACGCATTTAATTTGGTTGAATTTCTTGATAATGCCGACGAACAAAAGGTGAATAAAGTATTTGTGGATTGTACCGCAAGCAATGCCGTTTCCCAAAAATATACTGCGATTCTTGATCGTGGATTTTCTATCGTAACCGCTAATAAAATTGCCAACACATTGGATTATGAATTTTATCAATCACTCCGTGAAAAAGCTTCAAAGAATGGGGTTTCATTTTTTTATGAAGCCAATGTGGGGGCAGGGTTGCCAGTCATTTCCACTTTGCAAAACTTACTTTCAACCGGTGATGAAATTATCAGTATTGAAGGTGTTTTTTCGGGCACCTTAAGTTATTTGTTCAATACTTTAACATCCAAAATGAACTTTTCTGAATTGGTAATCAATGCCAAGTCTAAAGGCTTTACAGAGCCGGATCCTAGACAGGATTTGAATGGGTTGGATGTGGCTCGAAAATTATTGATCTTGGCGAGAGAGACCGGCGCTGAGTTGGAATTGGAAGATATTATAGTGGAGAGCTTATTGCCAAATGGTAGCGAATCGATTGATACGATTGATGGCTTTTTAAAGCATTTAGGGGAATTTGATGATGAAATGAGAGCTAAGGTTAAAGAAGCTGACGCCCAAGACAAAAGATTGAGATTCATCGGAAAATATGAAGATGGAAATGCTTCGGTTTCACTCCAAAGAATCGGGCGAGAACATCCTTTTTATGAATTGCAGGGAAGTGATAATATTATAGCTTTCAAAACCCAGCGATACTCGATTCAGCCCCTTGTTATTAAAGGTGCCGGCGCTGGCGCAGCTGTAACTGCTGCAGGCGTTTTGGGTAACATTCAACAGTGTTTGGTGAATAACTAA
- a CDS encoding homoserine kinase, whose amino-acid sequence MLNDSVKIRATASVANVSCGFDCIGYAIANPGDTLTISLQNRPGIEISLFGPKSDLIPTIAEHNTAGKAILSLLNTVDSDQGFKVILNKGIPPGSGIGSSAASAAAAVVGANELLGKPLELNDLLVHGMAGEAVASGGFHADNIAPSLFGGIILIRSYEPLDILNLPVPKSLFSTAVLPDFVVNTRDARRMLPKQVPLNSAVEQAGNLAGFTLGLHKNDFDLLGRSMVDLFAEPIRAELIPGYHGVRNAAMDAGAIGSGISGSGPSLFALSDSKEKAESIGKAMVKAFKKVGLKSRAFSSPIHTEPPKILD is encoded by the coding sequence ATGCTAAATGATTCTGTAAAAATTCGGGCAACCGCATCGGTAGCCAATGTGTCTTGCGGGTTTGATTGTATTGGGTATGCGATTGCCAATCCAGGGGATACCTTGACAATTTCACTTCAAAATAGGCCTGGAATTGAAATCAGTTTATTCGGCCCAAAATCGGATTTAATTCCGACAATTGCTGAACATAATACGGCAGGGAAGGCAATCCTGTCCCTGCTAAATACGGTCGATAGCGATCAAGGGTTTAAAGTAATATTAAATAAGGGTATTCCGCCAGGTAGCGGGATTGGGTCCAGCGCCGCCAGTGCAGCAGCAGCAGTTGTTGGTGCCAATGAGCTTTTGGGGAAGCCACTAGAGTTAAATGATTTACTGGTTCACGGCATGGCCGGTGAGGCGGTTGCCTCAGGCGGATTTCATGCAGACAATATTGCACCATCACTTTTTGGTGGCATCATTCTAATCCGCAGTTATGAACCTTTGGATATTTTAAATTTACCCGTTCCTAAATCATTATTTAGTACAGCTGTTTTACCAGATTTTGTTGTGAATACAAGAGATGCACGCCGGATGTTGCCTAAACAGGTACCTCTGAATTCTGCCGTGGAACAAGCAGGTAACCTGGCGGGGTTTACGCTAGGGCTTCATAAAAATGATTTTGATTTACTTGGACGATCCATGGTTGATCTATTTGCAGAACCCATTCGAGCGGAACTCATTCCCGGCTATCATGGGGTGCGTAATGCTGCCATGGATGCGGGTGCTATCGGCAGTGGTATTTCAGGCTCGGGACCATCGTTGTTTGCGCTTTCTGATTCGAAAGAAAAAGCTGAATCAATTGGAAAGGCGATGGTGAAAGCATTTAAGAAAGTAGGATTAAAAAGCCGCGCTTTCAGTTCTCCAATTCATACCGAACCACCCAAAATACTGGACTAA
- a CDS encoding aminotransferase class I/II-fold pyridoxal phosphate-dependent enzyme, which yields MKKYPELSTYYKSLKPSSIREAANLFDARLDHDVVTVINMAIGNVTLPMHPAMIQRMQSLGALSSPFVEGIVPYTRTRGTDETRQAFLNVLGASGIDTNGLFCQVTEGASQGMKLMIAGICGSPGSGDKPLLVFDATYTNYMAFAKSMGRRIVNVTRNLDQDGRFALPNLKELETLVEKEDPSGILVIPFDNPTGQHMRRSDLIKVANLCVEHNLWLVSDEAYRELNYDGKPHASIWTLKETEVPGIAGRRISLESTSKVWNACGLRIGAMITDNRQFFEKSVFENMANLCANVIGQHIFGALAHEPHTGIQKWFQKQRDYYSGVIFHFVESIKEEIPGIIVSRPDAAIYTVVDVRNLVNDNFNASEFVQFCAKEGKVKIENQFYTILVSPMGGFYNNPGEGDTQMRIAFVDPPEMVEKAPKIFSQLLCEFLELYPNLNNKLIYC from the coding sequence TTGAAAAAATATCCCGAACTATCAACATATTATAAATCTTTAAAACCATCTTCCATTAGGGAAGCTGCTAATTTGTTTGATGCACGCCTTGATCATGATGTAGTAACGGTTATCAATATGGCCATCGGGAATGTGACTCTTCCCATGCATCCGGCTATGATTCAACGGATGCAAAGTTTGGGCGCTTTAAGTAGTCCCTTTGTTGAGGGAATTGTCCCTTATACACGCACCCGTGGAACAGACGAAACGCGCCAAGCATTTTTGAATGTATTGGGTGCATCAGGAATTGATACAAATGGATTATTCTGCCAAGTAACCGAAGGCGCATCCCAAGGGATGAAATTGATGATAGCGGGCATTTGCGGTTCTCCCGGATCGGGTGATAAGCCATTGCTGGTCTTTGATGCTACTTATACAAATTATATGGCCTTTGCTAAAAGTATGGGCCGACGGATTGTGAATGTGACACGAAATCTCGATCAGGATGGCCGATTTGCATTGCCGAATCTGAAAGAATTAGAAACTCTTGTAGAAAAGGAAGACCCATCCGGAATTTTGGTTATTCCTTTTGATAATCCCACGGGGCAGCACATGCGTCGGTCAGATTTGATCAAAGTTGCCAATCTATGTGTGGAACATAATTTGTGGTTGGTGAGTGATGAAGCTTACCGGGAACTTAATTATGACGGAAAACCCCACGCTAGTATTTGGACATTGAAGGAGACAGAAGTGCCGGGAATTGCAGGACGAAGAATCAGTTTGGAATCAACCTCCAAAGTCTGGAATGCTTGTGGTTTGAGGATTGGTGCTATGATTACAGATAATAGGCAATTTTTTGAAAAGTCCGTTTTTGAGAATATGGCTAACCTATGTGCCAACGTAATCGGTCAACATATTTTTGGCGCATTGGCGCACGAACCCCATACCGGTATTCAGAAATGGTTTCAAAAACAACGGGATTATTATAGCGGTGTCATTTTCCATTTTGTTGAATCAATTAAAGAAGAGATTCCGGGGATTATTGTTTCCCGGCCAGATGCGGCAATCTATACAGTTGTGGACGTTAGAAATTTGGTGAATGATAATTTTAATGCTTCTGAGTTTGTACAATTCTGTGCTAAAGAAGGTAAAGTGAAAATAGAAAATCAATTTTATACCATATTGGTTTCACCCATGGGTGGATTTTATAATAATCCCGGGGAAGGTGATACCCAAATGCGAATTGCCTTTGTTGATCCTCCAGAAATGGTAGAAAAAGCACCGAAGATTTTTAGTCAATTGCTATGTGAATTCTTAGAATTATACCCTAATCTCAATAATAAATTAATCTATTGTTGA
- the thrC gene encoding threonine synthase → MRYYSTGGDSSFVGFKDALFQGLAPDGGLFMPENIPLLGKDFFKTDLTYPELAAEMIKPFVSGDLSNQQIDEIAELAFDFPIPIAQVNESDYIMELFHGPTLAFKDFAARFMARTMAMLLENENRELTILVATSGDTGSAVANGFLGLEGIKVVILYPSNRVSVIQEKQLTTMGRNITALEVNGSFDDCQKMVKQAFLDNELTESRFFSSANSINIGRLLPQSVYYAWAWKQAEEPKVFSVPCGNFGNLTGGLLAKRMGLPIEKFIAATNANDVFPKYLRGCEVTTERAKQTLSNAMDVSVPSNLVRIKKLYNNEVDQIKSDIISWSFSDDETKRTIEKLKEEANYLTDPHTAVGVLGLKKYRVETGSMQKGIVLSTAHPGKFAEVVEPIIKEKIDLPDPLQSVLNKEKQAITIRNQYSDLKEFLMES, encoded by the coding sequence TTGCGTTATTACAGTACAGGCGGTGACTCATCATTTGTTGGGTTTAAAGATGCGTTGTTTCAAGGGTTAGCACCAGACGGCGGTTTGTTCATGCCCGAAAATATTCCCCTTTTAGGAAAAGACTTTTTTAAAACTGACTTAACTTACCCAGAATTAGCAGCAGAAATGATCAAACCATTTGTTTCAGGTGACCTGTCAAATCAACAAATAGATGAAATTGCTGAATTAGCTTTTGATTTTCCTATCCCTATTGCGCAGGTAAATGAATCAGATTATATCATGGAATTGTTCCATGGCCCCACCTTGGCCTTCAAGGATTTTGCAGCCCGATTCATGGCCCGAACAATGGCGATGCTTTTAGAAAATGAAAATAGAGAATTAACAATCCTTGTGGCAACTTCTGGAGATACGGGAAGCGCCGTAGCCAATGGATTCTTAGGACTGGAAGGCATTAAAGTAGTCATCCTTTATCCATCTAATCGGGTCAGTGTAATCCAGGAAAAGCAATTAACAACCATGGGGCGAAATATCACAGCACTAGAAGTAAACGGAAGTTTTGACGATTGCCAAAAGATGGTGAAGCAGGCATTTCTAGATAATGAATTAACTGAAAGCCGTTTTTTTAGTTCTGCCAATTCTATTAATATTGGCCGGTTGCTACCTCAATCAGTTTATTATGCATGGGCTTGGAAACAGGCTGAGGAACCAAAAGTTTTTAGTGTACCATGCGGAAATTTCGGAAATCTGACCGGTGGCCTTTTGGCTAAAAGAATGGGATTACCCATTGAGAAATTCATTGCGGCAACCAATGCCAATGATGTATTTCCAAAATATTTAAGAGGTTGCGAAGTAACTACCGAGCGGGCGAAACAAACACTTTCTAATGCGATGGATGTGAGCGTTCCCAGTAACCTCGTGCGTATAAAAAAATTATACAATAACGAAGTGGATCAAATTAAATCAGATATAATAAGTTGGAGTTTTTCTGACGATGAAACGAAAAGGACAATTGAGAAATTGAAAGAAGAGGCTAATTATCTTACCGATCCCCATACGGCAGTAGGTGTTCTTGGTTTAAAAAAATATCGGGTAGAAACAGGCTCAATGCAAAAAGGAATTGTTTTGTCCACCGCCCATCCTGGGAAATTTGCGGAGGTGGTTGAACCTATAATTAAAGAGAAAATTGATTTACCAGATCCGTTACAAAGTGTATTAAATAAAGAAAAGCAAGCAATTACAATTAGAAATCAATATTCAGATTTGAAGGAATTTTTAATGGAATCTTAG
- a CDS encoding PLP-dependent transferase, with protein MVKTNNNHKGHPPSFWNESTRIVHGSQNADPLHGSLNAPLHLSTSFKWNSVEDDGGYDYSRTANPTRTVLEEQLAQLENGLFCSTHGSGMAAATAVAHLFKQGDHVIISEDCYGGVFRLFNDVIRHFGIEVSFTDLKNLDGVQKAIRPNTKCIWAESPSNPLLRLVDINALAEIANSSNALLVVDNTFCSPILQKPLDLGAHIVVHSLSKYVNGHSDVLGGAVITKNKKLGDRIHFLTNALGIGSPAFDSWLILRGIKTLKVRYSHQQKTTQTVAEWLQDHLKVKRVIYPGLPSHPDHELAKRQQKGFGAVITFEVDGGKEGAKTVAESTEVCTLAESLGGVTTLIELPAFHSHASMTDKARQKAGINDALIRLSIGLEDENDLINDLGQALRQLPEMNIRIKNHYNGSYSPVSKGVLGV; from the coding sequence ATGGTAAAAACTAATAATAACCATAAGGGCCACCCCCCATCTTTCTGGAATGAATCCACGCGAATTGTCCACGGCAGTCAAAATGCAGACCCATTACATGGCAGTCTAAATGCGCCATTACATTTGAGTACATCGTTCAAATGGAATTCGGTTGAAGACGATGGTGGCTATGATTATAGCCGTACAGCGAATCCAACTCGAACTGTATTAGAAGAACAACTGGCTCAATTGGAGAATGGACTGTTTTGTTCTACTCATGGGAGTGGAATGGCAGCCGCTACAGCTGTGGCCCATTTATTTAAACAGGGCGATCATGTGATTATTTCTGAGGATTGTTACGGCGGTGTATTCCGTCTATTCAATGATGTCATTCGTCACTTTGGTATTGAAGTATCTTTCACTGACCTAAAAAATTTGGATGGTGTTCAAAAGGCAATTCGACCGAATACAAAATGTATTTGGGCAGAGTCTCCCTCAAATCCACTATTGAGGCTGGTTGATATAAATGCTTTGGCTGAAATTGCTAATTCGTCCAATGCATTATTGGTTGTGGATAATACCTTTTGTTCACCAATCCTCCAAAAGCCATTAGATCTTGGTGCCCATATTGTGGTTCACTCTTTATCAAAATATGTGAATGGCCATTCTGATGTTTTGGGTGGTGCCGTTATTACTAAAAATAAAAAACTTGGAGACCGAATACATTTTCTCACCAATGCATTAGGTATTGGTTCTCCTGCCTTTGATTCATGGCTCATCCTGAGAGGGATTAAAACGTTAAAGGTGCGTTATAGTCACCAACAAAAAACAACCCAAACTGTAGCTGAATGGTTGCAAGATCATTTAAAAGTGAAGCGGGTGATCTACCCGGGTTTACCCAGTCATCCGGATCATGAATTGGCCAAGCGCCAGCAAAAGGGATTTGGAGCCGTAATTACTTTTGAAGTCGATGGTGGAAAAGAAGGAGCTAAAACAGTGGCTGAAAGCACTGAAGTATGTACATTGGCAGAATCACTTGGGGGCGTGACAACCTTAATTGAATTACCTGCCTTTCATAGTCATGCGTCAATGACGGATAAAGCCAGACAGAAGGCCGGAATCAATGATGCATTAATCCGTTTATCCATCGGTTTAGAAGATGAGAATGATTTAATTAATGATCTTGGACAAGCATTGAGACAGTTACCGGAAATGAATATTCGTATTAAAAACCATTATAATGGATCTTATTCACCGGTTAGTAAAGGTGTTTTGGGAGTATAA